In a genomic window of Geothermobacter hydrogeniphilus:
- a CDS encoding OmpA family protein — protein sequence MKKVLSAIFSSVFLLLISAQVSVAVPTQYGDTGLLSQPTAETLNAGNICLGVWNNYSSGKTEDADIMPVSITLGLGSFLEMYGTYPNLLFNNDETVSGRGTANLGAKIRFLGKRSSRFKMAFEGEGRRSISDDPNFDGLTDYATRVIASLKLDRVGFHVNGGYIFTDDPVNVTYDNQTTAGAGIEFYPVGRLRMIAEGDWRTNKIIGRDDYAEVSVGFQYFISPHFTLNLGASVGLTDAAPDWRLLAGFSGCQGIGTYQRPIPKLVEPALPEEKKPEKPKKVVKIKTLTPLVPVAAPVVKPLAVTPVSKLEVAVPPKKEVVVLEPSEQLVIPDTEELQALNVSPVAGAAPPIPSKPMITKPVETLVYRKFQMDEFTFDFDQFSLTESGRKALAVIADELRHDDKWFVIRFDGYTDSIGSERYNEKLSLKRAVSTATGMVVNNGFDPSRIFVKGFGESKPIASNDTPEGRGKNRRVEILVLVKKAE from the coding sequence ATGAAGAAGGTTTTGTCAGCCATTTTCAGCAGCGTTTTTTTACTGCTGATCTCAGCGCAGGTTTCCGTGGCGGTACCCACCCAGTATGGTGACACAGGCCTTTTGTCACAACCGACAGCCGAAACACTGAATGCCGGGAATATCTGTCTCGGCGTCTGGAATAATTACTCTTCGGGAAAAACCGAAGATGCGGACATCATGCCGGTCAGCATCACTCTCGGACTCGGTTCTTTTCTCGAAATGTACGGGACTTACCCGAATCTTCTCTTCAATAACGATGAAACCGTCAGCGGCAGGGGGACCGCCAATCTCGGTGCCAAGATCAGGTTCCTGGGAAAACGTTCTTCCCGCTTCAAGATGGCGTTTGAAGGCGAAGGGCGGCGGAGCATTTCTGATGACCCCAATTTTGACGGTCTGACCGATTACGCGACCCGGGTCATCGCCAGCCTCAAGCTCGACCGGGTTGGTTTCCATGTCAATGGCGGTTACATCTTTACTGATGATCCGGTCAATGTCACCTACGACAACCAGACCACCGCGGGGGCCGGCATTGAATTCTATCCCGTTGGTCGCCTGCGCATGATCGCTGAAGGAGACTGGCGTACCAATAAAATTATCGGACGAGATGACTATGCTGAAGTTTCCGTTGGATTCCAGTATTTTATCTCACCACATTTCACCCTTAATCTGGGTGCGTCAGTCGGCCTGACCGACGCAGCTCCCGACTGGCGGCTGCTCGCCGGTTTTTCCGGTTGTCAGGGGATAGGAACCTACCAGCGCCCCATCCCCAAGTTGGTTGAGCCAGCCCTGCCGGAAGAAAAGAAACCGGAAAAACCGAAAAAAGTCGTCAAGATAAAAACCCTTACCCCCCTGGTTCCGGTGGCCGCGCCGGTTGTCAAACCACTGGCCGTCACCCCGGTCAGCAAGCTGGAAGTTGCCGTACCGCCGAAAAAAGAGGTGGTGGTCCTGGAACCTTCCGAGCAACTGGTGATTCCCGATACCGAGGAACTGCAGGCTCTCAATGTTTCTCCCGTGGCGGGAGCGGCTCCTCCCATCCCGAGCAAGCCGATGATCACCAAACCCGTGGAAACGCTCGTTTACCGCAAGTTCCAGATGGACGAGTTCACTTTTGATTTTGACCAGTTCTCGCTGACCGAATCCGGTCGCAAGGCGTTGGCGGTCATCGCGGATGAACTGCGACATGATGACAAATGGTTCGTGATCCGCTTCGATGGTTATACTGACAGTATCGGGTCGGAACGCTACAATGAAAAACTCTCCCTCAAACGGGCGGTTTCGACGGCCACCGGGATGGTCGTCAATAACGGTTTTGATCCCTCCCGTATTTTTGTCAAGGGTTTTGGTGAGAGCAAACCGATTGCCAGTAATGACACTCCG